A stretch of Natator depressus isolate rNatDep1 chromosome 2, rNatDep2.hap1, whole genome shotgun sequence DNA encodes these proteins:
- the LOC141983408 gene encoding zinc finger protein 783-like isoform X3 → MQLPLEQTAMWPEVTVETTVESHATRLLTLEGRMGMAENKLVGCERTVVEFGNQLESKWAVLGTLIQEYGLLQRRLENMENMLKKKDVWILKLPPGTQGEVPKVPVKFDEVSGCFSRQEWGVLEQRREELHKNTMRNNYETLISLDNAASMPDAQARIEPGVEPRVQEQQECQKRETPPDPSTGSPISTPSDSSWIKQEETPCAESQGGLVEREIPTDPIKADEWCLEDSAAIPELPRGAQGSSEEDFQTPAERWSHGSQCSSLTQQGNPAGSSLGQPTPCGGDFSGLAPATDQEESHPGEGPYICNECGESFVCKQLFAVHQGVHTPGEVSISPACGEGLTQKSNLLHPQRSQVLAGAKPYKCSEGEINFSLKSSLLKHQVSHMGYTCAKCRKSFRLKISLLVHQRLHAGKGEGSLLCTDCGKNFSHPSQLVRHQRIHTGERPYQCTDCEKSFTEKSKLTNHYRTHTGERPYACAQCGKRFIRKHHLLKHQRVHTGERPYQCPECEKSFTQKYYLVDHRRLHTGERPFQCPTCQKSFTEKSKLTSHFRIHTGERPYHCGECGKRFTEKSQLTNHFRIHTGERPYACAQCDKCFIRKHHLLKHQRVHTGERLHRCPQCEKSFRYKQSLNCHLKIHLGNHCPVGSALAPEQQTPARPRCL, encoded by the exons ATGCAGCTGCCGCTGGAACAGACTGCCATGTGGCCAGAGGTGACTGTGGAGACGACCGTGGAGTCGCATGCCACGCGACTGTTGACGCTAGAGGGAAGAATGGGGATGGCGGAGAACAAACTAGTTGGCTGCGAGAGGACAGTGGTGGAGTTTGGGAACCAGCTGGAGAGTAAGTGGGCCGTGCTGGGAACTCTGATCCAGGAGTAtgggctgctgcagaggaggctggagaacATGGAGAACATGCTGAAGAAAAAAGATGTCTGGATCCTAAAACTTCCCCCAGGCACCCAGGGAGAAGTCCCCAAG GTCCCTGTGAAGTTCGATGAGGTCTCGGGCTGTTTCTCCAGGCAGGAGTGGGGGGTTTTAGAGCAACGGCGGGAGGAGCTTCACAAGAACACAATGAGGAACAACTATGAGACATTGATCTCGCTGG ACAATGCTGCTTCCATGCCTGATGCTCAGGCCCGGATTGAACCCGGGGTAGAGCCTCGTGTCCAGGAACAGCAGGAATGTCAAAAAAGAGAAACCCCGCCGGATCCCAGCACAG GATCTCCCATTTCTACTCCCAGCGATAGCTCATGGATTAAACAAGAGGAAACGCCATGTGCTGAGAGTCAGGGGGGCTTGGTGGAGAGAGAAATCCCTACAGATCCCATCAAGG CAGATGAGTGGTGTCTTGAGGACAGTGCTGCCATCCCGGAACTTCCCAGGGGGGCGCAAGGAAGCTCAGAGGAGGATTTCCAGACACCTGCTGAGAGATGGAGCCACGGAAGTCAGTGCAGCTCACTGACACAGCAGGGAAACCCTGCAGGAAGCAGCCTGGGCCAGCCCACTCCGTGTGGAGGAGACTTCAGCGGCCTTGCACCAGCCACTGATCAGGAGGAAAGTCACCCAGGAGAGGGACCGTATATATGCAATGAATGTGGGGAAAGCTTTGTCTGTAAGCAATTGTTCGCAGTGCACCAGGGAGTCCACACACCAGGGGAAGTCTCCATTTCTCCAGCATGTGGAGAAGGCCTCACTCAGAAATCCAATCTCCTACATCCCCAGAGAAGCCAGGTCCTGGCAGGTGCAAAGCCCTACAAATGCTCTGAGGGCGAGATAAACTTTAGCCTCAAATCCAGCCTTCTCAAGCACCAGGTCAGTCACATGGGGTACACGTGCGCTAAGTGCAGGAAGAGCTTCAGGCTGAAGATAAGCCTCCTCGTCCACCAGCGACTCCACGCCGGGAAGGGTGAGGGCTCACTGCTCTGTACGGACTGCGGGAAGAACTTCAGCCACCCCTCGCAGCTGGTCCGGCACCAGCGGatccacactggggagcggcCCTACCAGTGCACCGACTGCGAGAAGAGCTTCACGGAGAAGTCCAAGCTGACCAACCACTACCGCACACACACCGGCGAGCGGCCCTACGCCTGCGCCCAGTGCGGGAAGCGCTTCATCCGCAAGCACCACCTGCTGAAACACCAGCGCGTGCACACGGGCGAGCGGCCCTACCAGTGCCCCGAGTGCGAGAAGAGCTTCACCCAGAAGTACTACCTGGTCGATCACCGGCGGCTGCACACGGGCGAGCGGCCCTTCCAGTGCCCCACCTGCCAGAAGAGCTTCACCGAGAAGTCCAAGCTCACCAGCCACTTCCGCATCCACACGGGAGAGCGGCCCTACCACTGCGGGGAGTGCGGGAAGCGCTTCACAGAGAAATCCCAGCTCACCAACCACTTCCGcatccacaccggggagcggccctacgCGTGCGCCCAGTGCGACAAGTGCTTCATCCGCAAGCACCACTTGCTGAAACACCAGCGCGTGCACACGGGCGAGAGACTCCACCGCTGCCCCCAGTGCGAGAAGAGCTTCCGCTACAAACAGTCGCTGAACTGCCACCTGAAAATCCACCTGGGGAACCACTGCCCCGTGGGCAGCGCCCTGGCCCCCGAGCAACAAACCCCGGCTAGACCTCGTTGTTTATGA
- the LOC141983408 gene encoding zinc finger protein 783-like isoform X1, protein MAERAAAQAPQWDVTAEQPVPLTPPTAPEHTSEAGMQLPLEQTAMWPEVTVETTVESHATRLLTLEGRMGMAENKLVGCERTVVEFGNQLESKWAVLGTLIQEYGLLQRRLENMENMLKKKDVWILKLPPGTQGEVPKVPVKFDEVSGCFSRQEWGVLEQRREELHKNTMRNNYETLISLDNAASMPDAQARIEPGVEPRVQEQQECQKRETPPDPSTGSPISTPSDSSWIKQEETPCAESQGGLVEREIPTDPIKADEWCLEDSAAIPELPRGAQGSSEEDFQTPAERWSHGSQCSSLTQQGNPAGSSLGQPTPCGGDFSGLAPATDQEESHPGEGPYICNECGESFVCKQLFAVHQGVHTPGEVSISPACGEGLTQKSNLLHPQRSQVLAGAKPYKCSEGEINFSLKSSLLKHQVSHMGYTCAKCRKSFRLKISLLVHQRLHAGKGEGSLLCTDCGKNFSHPSQLVRHQRIHTGERPYQCTDCEKSFTEKSKLTNHYRTHTGERPYACAQCGKRFIRKHHLLKHQRVHTGERPYQCPECEKSFTQKYYLVDHRRLHTGERPFQCPTCQKSFTEKSKLTSHFRIHTGERPYHCGECGKRFTEKSQLTNHFRIHTGERPYACAQCDKCFIRKHHLLKHQRVHTGERLHRCPQCEKSFRYKQSLNCHLKIHLGNHCPVGSALAPEQQTPARPRCL, encoded by the exons ATGGCCGAGCGGGCCGCTGCCCAG GCTCCACAATGGGATGTCACAGCCGAGCAGCCAGTGCCTTTAACCCCCCCGACTGCCCCTGAGCATACTTCTGAGGCAGGAATGCAGCTGCCGCTGGAACAGACTGCCATGTGGCCAGAGGTGACTGTGGAGACGACCGTGGAGTCGCATGCCACGCGACTGTTGACGCTAGAGGGAAGAATGGGGATGGCGGAGAACAAACTAGTTGGCTGCGAGAGGACAGTGGTGGAGTTTGGGAACCAGCTGGAGAGTAAGTGGGCCGTGCTGGGAACTCTGATCCAGGAGTAtgggctgctgcagaggaggctggagaacATGGAGAACATGCTGAAGAAAAAAGATGTCTGGATCCTAAAACTTCCCCCAGGCACCCAGGGAGAAGTCCCCAAG GTCCCTGTGAAGTTCGATGAGGTCTCGGGCTGTTTCTCCAGGCAGGAGTGGGGGGTTTTAGAGCAACGGCGGGAGGAGCTTCACAAGAACACAATGAGGAACAACTATGAGACATTGATCTCGCTGG ACAATGCTGCTTCCATGCCTGATGCTCAGGCCCGGATTGAACCCGGGGTAGAGCCTCGTGTCCAGGAACAGCAGGAATGTCAAAAAAGAGAAACCCCGCCGGATCCCAGCACAG GATCTCCCATTTCTACTCCCAGCGATAGCTCATGGATTAAACAAGAGGAAACGCCATGTGCTGAGAGTCAGGGGGGCTTGGTGGAGAGAGAAATCCCTACAGATCCCATCAAGG CAGATGAGTGGTGTCTTGAGGACAGTGCTGCCATCCCGGAACTTCCCAGGGGGGCGCAAGGAAGCTCAGAGGAGGATTTCCAGACACCTGCTGAGAGATGGAGCCACGGAAGTCAGTGCAGCTCACTGACACAGCAGGGAAACCCTGCAGGAAGCAGCCTGGGCCAGCCCACTCCGTGTGGAGGAGACTTCAGCGGCCTTGCACCAGCCACTGATCAGGAGGAAAGTCACCCAGGAGAGGGACCGTATATATGCAATGAATGTGGGGAAAGCTTTGTCTGTAAGCAATTGTTCGCAGTGCACCAGGGAGTCCACACACCAGGGGAAGTCTCCATTTCTCCAGCATGTGGAGAAGGCCTCACTCAGAAATCCAATCTCCTACATCCCCAGAGAAGCCAGGTCCTGGCAGGTGCAAAGCCCTACAAATGCTCTGAGGGCGAGATAAACTTTAGCCTCAAATCCAGCCTTCTCAAGCACCAGGTCAGTCACATGGGGTACACGTGCGCTAAGTGCAGGAAGAGCTTCAGGCTGAAGATAAGCCTCCTCGTCCACCAGCGACTCCACGCCGGGAAGGGTGAGGGCTCACTGCTCTGTACGGACTGCGGGAAGAACTTCAGCCACCCCTCGCAGCTGGTCCGGCACCAGCGGatccacactggggagcggcCCTACCAGTGCACCGACTGCGAGAAGAGCTTCACGGAGAAGTCCAAGCTGACCAACCACTACCGCACACACACCGGCGAGCGGCCCTACGCCTGCGCCCAGTGCGGGAAGCGCTTCATCCGCAAGCACCACCTGCTGAAACACCAGCGCGTGCACACGGGCGAGCGGCCCTACCAGTGCCCCGAGTGCGAGAAGAGCTTCACCCAGAAGTACTACCTGGTCGATCACCGGCGGCTGCACACGGGCGAGCGGCCCTTCCAGTGCCCCACCTGCCAGAAGAGCTTCACCGAGAAGTCCAAGCTCACCAGCCACTTCCGCATCCACACGGGAGAGCGGCCCTACCACTGCGGGGAGTGCGGGAAGCGCTTCACAGAGAAATCCCAGCTCACCAACCACTTCCGcatccacaccggggagcggccctacgCGTGCGCCCAGTGCGACAAGTGCTTCATCCGCAAGCACCACTTGCTGAAACACCAGCGCGTGCACACGGGCGAGAGACTCCACCGCTGCCCCCAGTGCGAGAAGAGCTTCCGCTACAAACAGTCGCTGAACTGCCACCTGAAAATCCACCTGGGGAACCACTGCCCCGTGGGCAGCGCCCTGGCCCCCGAGCAACAAACCCCGGCTAGACCTCGTTGTTTATGA
- the LOC141983408 gene encoding zinc finger protein 783-like isoform X2, whose amino-acid sequence MAERAAAQAPQWDVTAEQPVPLTPPTAPEHTSEAGMQLPLEQTAMWPEVTVETTVESHATRLLTLEGRMGMAENKLVGCERTVVEFGNQLESKWAVLGTLIQEYGLLQRRLENMENMLKKKDVWILKLPPGTQGEVPKVPVKFDEVSGCFSRQEWGVLEQRREELHKNTMRNNYETLISLDNAASMPDAQARIEPGVEPRVQEQQECQKRETPPDPSTGSPISTPSDSSWIKQEETPCAESQGGLVEREIPTDPIKDEWCLEDSAAIPELPRGAQGSSEEDFQTPAERWSHGSQCSSLTQQGNPAGSSLGQPTPCGGDFSGLAPATDQEESHPGEGPYICNECGESFVCKQLFAVHQGVHTPGEVSISPACGEGLTQKSNLLHPQRSQVLAGAKPYKCSEGEINFSLKSSLLKHQVSHMGYTCAKCRKSFRLKISLLVHQRLHAGKGEGSLLCTDCGKNFSHPSQLVRHQRIHTGERPYQCTDCEKSFTEKSKLTNHYRTHTGERPYACAQCGKRFIRKHHLLKHQRVHTGERPYQCPECEKSFTQKYYLVDHRRLHTGERPFQCPTCQKSFTEKSKLTSHFRIHTGERPYHCGECGKRFTEKSQLTNHFRIHTGERPYACAQCDKCFIRKHHLLKHQRVHTGERLHRCPQCEKSFRYKQSLNCHLKIHLGNHCPVGSALAPEQQTPARPRCL is encoded by the exons ATGGCCGAGCGGGCCGCTGCCCAG GCTCCACAATGGGATGTCACAGCCGAGCAGCCAGTGCCTTTAACCCCCCCGACTGCCCCTGAGCATACTTCTGAGGCAGGAATGCAGCTGCCGCTGGAACAGACTGCCATGTGGCCAGAGGTGACTGTGGAGACGACCGTGGAGTCGCATGCCACGCGACTGTTGACGCTAGAGGGAAGAATGGGGATGGCGGAGAACAAACTAGTTGGCTGCGAGAGGACAGTGGTGGAGTTTGGGAACCAGCTGGAGAGTAAGTGGGCCGTGCTGGGAACTCTGATCCAGGAGTAtgggctgctgcagaggaggctggagaacATGGAGAACATGCTGAAGAAAAAAGATGTCTGGATCCTAAAACTTCCCCCAGGCACCCAGGGAGAAGTCCCCAAG GTCCCTGTGAAGTTCGATGAGGTCTCGGGCTGTTTCTCCAGGCAGGAGTGGGGGGTTTTAGAGCAACGGCGGGAGGAGCTTCACAAGAACACAATGAGGAACAACTATGAGACATTGATCTCGCTGG ACAATGCTGCTTCCATGCCTGATGCTCAGGCCCGGATTGAACCCGGGGTAGAGCCTCGTGTCCAGGAACAGCAGGAATGTCAAAAAAGAGAAACCCCGCCGGATCCCAGCACAG GATCTCCCATTTCTACTCCCAGCGATAGCTCATGGATTAAACAAGAGGAAACGCCATGTGCTGAGAGTCAGGGGGGCTTGGTGGAGAGAGAAATCCCTACAGATCCCATCAAGG ATGAGTGGTGTCTTGAGGACAGTGCTGCCATCCCGGAACTTCCCAGGGGGGCGCAAGGAAGCTCAGAGGAGGATTTCCAGACACCTGCTGAGAGATGGAGCCACGGAAGTCAGTGCAGCTCACTGACACAGCAGGGAAACCCTGCAGGAAGCAGCCTGGGCCAGCCCACTCCGTGTGGAGGAGACTTCAGCGGCCTTGCACCAGCCACTGATCAGGAGGAAAGTCACCCAGGAGAGGGACCGTATATATGCAATGAATGTGGGGAAAGCTTTGTCTGTAAGCAATTGTTCGCAGTGCACCAGGGAGTCCACACACCAGGGGAAGTCTCCATTTCTCCAGCATGTGGAGAAGGCCTCACTCAGAAATCCAATCTCCTACATCCCCAGAGAAGCCAGGTCCTGGCAGGTGCAAAGCCCTACAAATGCTCTGAGGGCGAGATAAACTTTAGCCTCAAATCCAGCCTTCTCAAGCACCAGGTCAGTCACATGGGGTACACGTGCGCTAAGTGCAGGAAGAGCTTCAGGCTGAAGATAAGCCTCCTCGTCCACCAGCGACTCCACGCCGGGAAGGGTGAGGGCTCACTGCTCTGTACGGACTGCGGGAAGAACTTCAGCCACCCCTCGCAGCTGGTCCGGCACCAGCGGatccacactggggagcggcCCTACCAGTGCACCGACTGCGAGAAGAGCTTCACGGAGAAGTCCAAGCTGACCAACCACTACCGCACACACACCGGCGAGCGGCCCTACGCCTGCGCCCAGTGCGGGAAGCGCTTCATCCGCAAGCACCACCTGCTGAAACACCAGCGCGTGCACACGGGCGAGCGGCCCTACCAGTGCCCCGAGTGCGAGAAGAGCTTCACCCAGAAGTACTACCTGGTCGATCACCGGCGGCTGCACACGGGCGAGCGGCCCTTCCAGTGCCCCACCTGCCAGAAGAGCTTCACCGAGAAGTCCAAGCTCACCAGCCACTTCCGCATCCACACGGGAGAGCGGCCCTACCACTGCGGGGAGTGCGGGAAGCGCTTCACAGAGAAATCCCAGCTCACCAACCACTTCCGcatccacaccggggagcggccctacgCGTGCGCCCAGTGCGACAAGTGCTTCATCCGCAAGCACCACTTGCTGAAACACCAGCGCGTGCACACGGGCGAGAGACTCCACCGCTGCCCCCAGTGCGAGAAGAGCTTCCGCTACAAACAGTCGCTGAACTGCCACCTGAAAATCCACCTGGGGAACCACTGCCCCGTGGGCAGCGCCCTGGCCCCCGAGCAACAAACCCCGGCTAGACCTCGTTGTTTATGA